Part of the Lolium rigidum isolate FL_2022 chromosome 6, APGP_CSIRO_Lrig_0.1, whole genome shotgun sequence genome, cgctgtccatcgcggcaatcagACGAACACCTTACAAGCGGGATGgttgtgccgcggtggcggcgagctctgttctGGGCGAAACAGCGGCTGCCGGTCGAGGGGGTGgtggccgtgtcgatggacggcggtgCCTATTGCAAACAGGGGGCGCGGCAGCGACGACaatggcgatctagaggggtgggagtcgacTTAGGCGTGGGTAGGAGGTGGGAAATCGGTGTGTCTGGCTACCAGACGGAGCCCACGCTCGTTGACGTGCCGCGAGGCGCGGTCAACGTGCCGCGAGGCGCTAGCGCGCCCGATtgtattcgcgcccttggcgaaggagccgacacggggttgccggtgattctattgggctcaaaaATTATCCAACGCTGTTTGGAACACAccagtgcgagcccattttcactCCCGGCCCCGAAAACACTATCAGGGCCCCGAAAACACTATCGGagccaccggtggagatgctctcaccggcctgattttgtcttagaaaatgCAGTGGTTTTGCTCCCATCACAGGTAGGAGAAGAATAAGAAGCGAGTGCTCCCTGTGTCCCGAAAAGGCCTTGGTTTACCGTGTCCgcacttaagtttgaattcaaagtACATATATACAAAACAGTTGATGTTCACAGCAAGTTAAGTTTAGCATAAAGTTAAGTTCTAAATGATGCTGAAGACAATACCAATATGACAAATATATAGAATGTTCTGCATAAGGTACAAGGTGGTCTACCTAACAAAACCAAAATTAAGTGACTCAAAGGGCTTATGGGTTTCCATCTGCTAGCATTGTCTAGCAACTCGATGAGCTTAAGCAGACACATACAATCTTACAAAGCACACAAGCAACAAATTCAGAGTTAAGATTCCAACCAAtattgcacacaacaaatttcagAGTTAAGATTCCAACCAACCCTGAATTGTTCTGCAAGTAACATGAATAGTTCAATCAAGACATGAGTCAGACGCATCAAAGCAGAGGGCATGTAACTCTCACAAATAATAACACAGGAAGACATACAATCTTACAAAGCACAAGCACCAAATTCAGAGTTAAGATTCCAACCAATCTTGCAAACAACATATTCAGAGTTAAGATTCCAGCCAACCGCGAATTGGTCTGCAAGTATCATGAATAGTTCAATAACACACGAGTCAGACGCATCAAAAGCAGAGGACATGTAGCTCGCACAAATAATAATCATAACACAGATAGTTCAACACACATAATATTAATAGCGGATCCATAGAGTTTGTAGCCAGATTCGATCCAATCCAGGATCGATCCGACCATATGACATTATTAGACGCACATAGCAGGACATCTAAGATCCCCATACGGGGATCAAGAACTCAGCCACCACGATTCAAGAAACAGCAAGAACATCTACTACTTATGTAATCTACTAAAAGGAGATGGATCGATCCAATCTAGACCCCGCCGGGTACGGGATCAGacgggggagagaagagagaacaGCGAGGGCTTGGGATCTCCCGATGTCAtgccgacgacgatgatgagcgGGATGAAGCCCCAGTGCGCCGCcaccttggccgccttcatcgtcAACGTGCTCCACTCCTTGGCGTgccgcaccgccaccgccatggtgGACTGCTCGTCGTCGGCCGCGGCCGATCCCCTCTTCCCGCCCTTGCCCCTCGGCTTCGGCTTCAGCGACGGCCGCGACGCCATGGTGACTTTTCTTGATCTTCCGATTCGCTTGACGGGAACCCTAGGGTTGGGGGATTGTTTGGTCTGGTGCTTGATCTGATGCGCTGTTTCGGGTTAATATTGGTTCCTTAGTGGGGGCCTGTCCTTCTCGTGTTCCAAACTATTTCTCCGGGAGACCTAATGGGCCCTAAAAGGCCTTTGTGCTGTTGGGCTAAAGTATTTACAAATTTGAGGCGAGGTTCTATAGAACTTGGGCTGGCCTGGACACAAACGGAAATACTTATCGGATGTCCCCGAAGGGACTAACGGAAATACTTAGGACCTCTGTTTGATTTAAAGGATTCTAAAAGTATAGGAATAAAAAAACGCAGGAATAATATGCTATGGCATGTGAAATTCTACAAAAAATAAGAAACACATAAATTAGTTGCAAAATTCATTTTATTGCACCACATATTTTTTATAGAGATTGAGTACATGTCATAGTTGTCATAGGCACATAAGAAATTTTCCAAGAGATCTAACCTCTTGCTAGACATCCTATGTGCTTGTAGTATAGAAAAAACCCCTAGGAGCTTTCCTGGGTTCAATCTTCTGAATCAAATGATCTCTACAGGAAAATTCCTACAAGCCAGAATCCtacaattttttttcaaaaatccttAAGTCAAGCATGCCCTTAAGCTCAATATAAGGATGTTGTGTATTTCCTATTCTCTTCGGTTAAAATTTGTGGAAAATAAGGAGGCTCCGTCTCTAGCGATGTTTTGGTGGGTCCGCCTCATATACGTGCGAATAGTTTTCtttttggttcctccgggatTCATTGTACTGGATGTATTTCGTGATGTAACACTCTTATCATCTCAATAAAGCGCCACTAGGAtttcttcaaaaaataaatcTAGTAATTTACTACATCTATTTGAATATTTGAATGTCCATATTCATGATTTGATCAACAGCTACTTCGATATTACTCCATTATGTTCATGTTACACAAAATAGACACCATTAATAACCAATTTTATACGGTTTCCACGTCAAGAAACATCGAGAGAAGATCTCTTATATTTCCAAAAACCTTTTCAAAAATTAAGGTGAATAGTAGATTCCCCTCCATGCGACATATAACTAGTTTTAACGAGTGAACATGCATGTAGTTCTTTTCTCCCTGGAGCCTCTGGTGTACTGAACATTAAACTCTTCCGCTCCGCATTTTACTGCCGCCGCATCCCTCCGATGATTTCGGCCACCCCTTCATTTTTGTGTCGCGCCTACAATATTCAGACCGTGTGCGCCACAGATCCGTCGCGATGCGGATCATTGCAAAGTCGAAGCCGCCATGGGAGCCGCACAGAGCTCTGAGTTGGGGGTCCTGGAGATGTAGGAGCTTCGAATCAACTAGCCCAAGCTGTAAGTCACCGCCCGTCCCTCGATTCGTCATCACCATCTCCGAATAGCGTGCAGCAGCCATTGGTTCCCCATGGACCCGAAGGTATATTTCttcccatttttttatttttttgttgattTGTTCGTAGTTCGTGCATAGAACCAAATTTGATATATTTGGATGCGGTATTTTGTAGTTGAATTCTTCGTTGAGCTCGAGCGGGGTTTTTTTGACAACTCGTCGTCCTCGGATGACTTGGATATTAAAGATTTTCATTTCGACAATGATCTCGAGCAAATGATTGTTATCCTCGCCATGAAAGAGCTCGAGGATCGGAAGAAGATGGAAAAGAAGCGTTGAGGATTCATGGTCAGCCATCTATGCATCACGTGGAATCGTGCGAGCTCGGGCACGATGGTGCACCCGAGCACAATGTGCACATCCGCAATTACTTCGCTTTGGTACCTCTACCCGCCCAAGCTCTCTGTGAAGATAGTTCAAACTTGCAAGGCCAATCGCCCTTTCTTTACCTGCTAGAGGAATGTCATTATTTGCTTTCCGtaccatttgttatttgtttaattattTGTATTTCAACTATAGATGTAATTGGATTATTGTTGTATTGTGTGTTGTTTAAAACATTCATAATTTCTTTTATATTGTCGTCTCATTTACATTTAGCTCATACATATGTGCTGAAAATACACCGGTTTTTGCGCGGCAATCTCGCCAACAAATCCCGCAGATGGCAACCTTAAAAAAACATAATACTCCTTTATAGTTTGCATTTGCGGGATATCTTCGATGTGAACCCGTGTGGCCCCTTATATGCATTTTTCGGCGGGCCTTATACACGGGTTTAAGGGACGGTTTTTACGAGGTCTGTTGAAGTTCGCTCTGAGACACAGTTGTGCTCCTCCCCGGCCTGGCTGTCTTTTTTGGATTGGGAGATAAATGTATTGGGATAAGAGATGAGCATGACATGCCGGCCTGAATAGTAAGTAATGTAATAGGTATTTCTGGCCGGGGTCATCCATTCCCTGGTACGTAGAACATGTGCAGGATTCAATTTAGACCAGGATTCAACAGGGATAGGATTTAGACTTGAGGTTCGAACTTTTAGGACATTCTCCAAGTTAAAAGGCAAGCTGCTCCGTTACTCGTATTAATACCCTTTGTGGAAGAGAGATGGTTTTTATTACTCGGGTGGTGTGACGTGGAAACTGAAGTCGGGTAAATTTGCAAACTGAAGGACCGCCCCGTAGTGACGTAGTGACGTGCGTGACCACATGGTGGCATGCATGCACCTGAACCTAGGAACCATGCGTGCGCAAATGAGGTCAGTGAGTGGGGGCAGCACATATTCGATCACACCCCACCTTTGAATTCAGAGGAAAATTAAGCCTGACCATATACCCGCCCGTCCCAGTCACGGCCCAACCACGATGTCCTCGGTTGAACCGACAGGCGATCGACACATCGGGAAAGGGCACAATATTATAGGAAATCGCGGGGGGAAAAATATAAGCGCACGCTCACGGAACCTCACGCCGCCGGTCTCCATCGTCTGGTTTGCCG contains:
- the LOC124665573 gene encoding mitochondrial import receptor subunit TOM7-1-like; translation: MASRPSLKPKPRGKGGKRGSAAADDEQSTMAVAVRHAKEWSTLTMKAAKVAAHWGFIPLIIVVGMTSGDPKPSLFSLLSPV